Proteins from one Periplaneta americana isolate PAMFEO1 chromosome 6, P.americana_PAMFEO1_priV1, whole genome shotgun sequence genomic window:
- the LOC138701118 gene encoding histone H1-II-like yields the protein MADTSVAAVPAAAPAQTTPKKAKSSASKKPRTKPAHPRTSEMVSNAIKSLKERGGSSLQAIKKYISANYKVDSEKMAPFIKKYLKAGVASGELVQTKGKGASGSFKLASAAKPEKAAAASAPVRGRGSRPKEKKQPIKAKAAKSPKKVAAKKSSEKKKQPSAPKAKKSPSKAKKAAKTPMKKPKAPRPKKVAKARAPKKASPKKK from the coding sequence ATGGCAGACACATCAGTAGCCGCAGTTCCTGCTGCAGCCCCGGCCCAGACAACGCCAAAGAAGGCAAAGTCGTCTGCGAGCAAGAAGCCGCGGACTAAGCCTGCACATCCACGTACGAGTGAAATGGTGAGCAACGCAATCAAGAGCCTGAAGGAGAGGGGAGGCTCATCACTTCAAGCAATCAAGAAATACATCTCTGCAAACTACAAGGTCGACTCCGAGAAAATGGCTCCTTTTATCAAGAAATACCTCAAGGCTGGCGTGGCATCTGGAGAGTTGGTGCAGACCAAGGGCAAGGGTGCCTCCGGCTCTTTCAAACTAGCTTCTGCTGCAAAGCCAGAGAAGGCCGCTGCTGCTTCAGCGCCTGTGCGGGGTAGGGGATCCAGACCAAAGGAGAAGAAGCAGCCTATCAAGGCCAAGGCTGCCAAATCTCCTAAGAAGGTTGCTGCTAAGAAGTCCTCCGAGAAGAAGAAACAGCCATCTGCACCGAAGGCAAAGAAGTCCCCATCCAAGGCCAAGAAAGCAGCTAAAACACCAATGAAGAAGCCCAAGGCACCTCGCCCGAAAAAGGTTGCGAAGGCCAGGGCTCCAAAAAAGGCGAGCCCAAAGAAGAAGTGA